The Streptomyces sp. cg36 genomic interval CATGGACCCCTTCTTCAAGGGCCGCCACCCGATGGAGTTCATGAACCGCAAGGACGCCTTCCACGTGCTGCGCGGCGGCACCTGGACCTCGCCGCCCGCCTGTCTGACGACCTACTACCGGGGCAAGGACCTGATCACCGATCTGCACAACGAGGTCGGGTTCCGCTGCGTGTACGACGCGGAATGAGAGGACCATCCATGCGGCTCACCTCCCTCGGCCACGCGGCCGTCCTCGTCGAGACCGGGGGCCGGCGCATCCTCTTCGACCCCTGGCTCACCCAGCGCCTGGACCGCTTCTGGGAGCACCACCCGGCCCTGCCGGACACCCTGGGGGAGCTCCTGGACGGCGGCGTCGACCACATCGTGCTCAGCCACCACCACTTCGACCACCACCACTTCCCTTCCCTGACGCGGCTGTTGGAGGACGGCGAGGTCGACTTCGACGACAGCCCGCACCGGGCCGCCGAGACCGAGTGCGTCTTCCCGGTCGGCGACCGCGTCCCGCCCCGCTTCACCGCGTCGGGCCTCGGCCACCAGGCGATCGGCTGGACGCTGCGCAGGCTCGGCTTCGAGCGGCTGACGCCGGTCACCCCGGGCGAGACCGTGCGGCTGGGGGAGGACGTGGTGCTGCGCACCTTCGTCTCCGACGTGCCGTTCCCCGAGATGAGCGTGCTGGTCGAGACCGCCGGGGCGTCGGTGCTGCTCTGCGGGGACTCGATCCTGCACGAGTCGACCGTGCGCCACTTCACCGGCCCCGACGCCCGCCCGCCGGACGTGGCGTTCGTGCCCGCGCACAGCGTCTCGCCTCCCGGGGTCCTCACCGAGCGCCGCCCGCTGGGCGACCACGCGGCGGTCCGGGCCCGGGCGGTCGCCAACTTCGACCGGTACGTGCACGCCCTCGGCGCCCGGGTCACCGTCCCCTCCTCCTTCGGCTGGAAGGTCAGCGGGGAGGGGGAGCGGGACTACGGCTGGTGCAACCGCACCATCTTCCCGTTCACCCCCTGGGAGGCGCTCGCCCGGCTGCGCGAGCTGGGCCGCGAGGGGCTGCTGTGGGGGCCGGGACAGGTCATCGAGGTCGCGGACGGCAAGGTCGAGCAGTACAACGGGCCGCACGCGCCGGACGGTTACGACTTCGAGGCGGTGTACGCGGAGGTCACCCTGGACCCGGCCGCCGAGGTGCCCCCCTTCGACCCGGCGCACGACCGGGCGGGCCGCCAGAACCGGTCCTCGCAGCGGCTGCTCACCGAGGTGATGGACCTCCTGGTGGGCTCCGACTTCTGGTACCGGGCGCTGGACAGCGGCGCCACCCACACCTTCTCGCTCCACGACGACGGCGGCTCCACCCACAGCTATCTGCTGGAGCCGGTGAGCGGCCGGATCAGCCACCTCGGGCCGGGCCCGGCCCGCGACCACCTCAGCCAGGACAACGGCTACACCGAGATCGCCGCGAGCACCCTCCAGGCGCTGCTGGACAGCGAGTTGCTCTTCGGCAGCTCCTACGGGCTGTGGGCGAGCAACAGCGGTCTGCTCTCGGCCGTCTTCCACCACCCCGCCTTCTACACGCGCCGGGTCGACCGGGCGCTGAGCCGGGAGACCGGTGGACGGGCGCCCGTATGAGCGAGGCGCTGGGGACGCGGGTCCTGGTCGAGCACACCAGCGCGTGTCTGCGCGACAACCCGCTGGGCGACCCGGCCACCCGCCGGATAGAGGTCCTGCTGCCGCCGGGGTACGACGAGGGGCGGCGCTACCCGGTGGTGCACTGGCTGCCCGGGTTCGGCGCGTACCCGTCGCTGACCGGGCGCCCGCTGGCGTTCGGCGAGGCCCCGGCGGACCGGGTCCACCGGGCGATGGCGCGCGGCACCGTCCCGGCCGCGCTGATCGTGGTGCCGGACGCCACCACCGCGTACGGCGGCTCCCAGTACCTGGACGCGCCCGCCTGCGGTCGCTACCTCGGCCAGCTGGCGGAGGTGGTGGCCGAGGTCGACCGGCGCTTCCCGACCCTGGCCGAGCCCCGCTGGCGGGCGGTGGGCGGGAAGTCGAGCGGCGGGTACGGGGCGCTGGTGGCGGCGATGCGCACCGATCTGTTCGGCGCGGTCCTGGCGCACACGCCGGACGCCGGGTTCGAGCACAGCTATCTGCCGCTGCTGCCCGGCGTCCTGGACACCCTGGAGGCGGCGGGCGGGGTCGAACGGCTGCTGGCCCAGCGGGAGTCGGGCCCGCACGACACCCCGTTCATGGTCGCGATGAGCCTGCTGGCGATGGGCATGTGCTACGCCGACGAGCCCGGCACCACGCCCGCCGAGGCGCTGCCGTGCGACCCGCGCACCGGCCTCTTCCGGCCGGCGGTGTGGGAGCGCTGGCTGCGCCACGACCCGGTGCGCCTCTCCCCCGCGCACGCCGGCCGGCTGCGCGCGCTGCGGCTGCTCTACCTGGACACCGGCAGGCGCGACGACTACCACATGCACTGGGGCGTACGGGCGTTGCACGCGGTGTGGCGCGAGCACGGCATCGCGCACGAGTACCAGGAGCACGGCGGCGGCCACCACGGCATCGAGCACCGGTTCCTGACCTCGCTCGCCCTGCTCGGGCGGGTGTGGGACGAGCCGGAACGGGGGGAGTGAGATGTGCGGGATCGCGGGTTTCATCAGCCTGGACGGGCCGCGCGAGAGGCCGTGGCTGGCCGCGCTGGGCGCCACCCTGACCGGCGCGCTGCACCACCGGGGCGAGCGGGCCGCCGCGCCCTGGGTGGCGCCGGACGCCACGGTGATGCTGGCCTGCGTACGGCTCGCGGTGCGCGACCGCTCGGCCGCCGGGGACCAGCCGATGACCTCGCCGGACGGGCGCACGACGCTGGTGAGCAACGGCGAGGTGTACGCCTCGCGGGCGCCCCGGCCCGAGCCGTGGCCGCGCCGGACGCACTGCGACACCGAGTTCGCCCTCCAGCAGCTGGCCGGGACGGCGGAGCCCGCACCCGTACTCGCCGCCCTGGACGGGATGTTCGCACTGGCCTGGCACGACGGCGCCACCGCCACCACCACGCTGGCCCGCGACCACTTCGGGATCAAACCGCTGGTGTACTGCGAGGTGGCGGGCGGGGTGCTGTTCGCCTCCGAGCCCGCCGCACTGCTCGCCACCGGGCTGATCGCGCCCGAGGTGGACCCGGCCGAGTTCGTGCTGCGGTCGTGGGTGCGGATGGACGCGGCCGACGAGCGGACCTGGCTGCGCGGGGTGCGCGCGCTGCGGCCCGCCGAGTACCTGGTGGCGGGGGGCGGCCGGGTGCGCACCGGCCGCTACTGGCGGCCGGAGCCGGGCGACGAGCCGGTGGGCGCCGAGGAGATCCGGGCCGCCTTCGACCGGGCGGTCGACCTGCGGTCGGTGGCCGACGTGGAGCGGGCCGCGGTGCTCAGCGGCGGCGTCGACAGCTCGGCCGTCTTCGCCGCCCTGCACGCCCGGGGGGTGGTGCCCCGGCCGTACGTGGTGCGGTACGAGGAGGGCGCGGGCGGCTCCGACAGCGACGTGACGCACGCCCGGCTGGTCGCCGCCCGCCACGGGGTGGCGCTCACCGAGGTCGACCTGGACCGCCGGGACGCGGTGAAGCTGGTCCCGGAGGTGGCCGGGCGGCTGAACCGGCCGCTGCTGCACGGCGCGGAGCTCGCGATGTACCAGCTGTACGAGCGGATCGCCGCCGAGGGGCAGGTCGTCGTCTACTCCGGCCACGGCGCCGACGAGATGTGGGGCTACCAGGACGGCGGCTACTTCCCGGTGGTCGCCCCGGACGCCCCCGCCCATCTGCACGGCCGCCACTACCTCACCCACCGCCTCTACCCCGACGAGCGCCCGCTGTGGGGGGAGCTGGTGACCTGGCTGGCCGGGGAGCTCGGCGTGGACATGGCCGGGGTGCGCGAGCAGGTGTGGGAGCGGGTGCTCGACGAGTACCGGGCGCTGGACACCCTCGACCCGGTCAAGCGGGGCCGCCACCACCTGATGCGCCGCTTCCTCGTCTACGTCAACGACATGGTCGACCTGACCTCCGCCGCGTACACCCTGGAGGACCGGCCGGTCTTCCAGGACGTCACCCTCGCCGAGCTGGCCTTCCGCTGCCCCGAGCACCTCAAGAGCACCGGGGAGCCCGGCAGCCACAAGGACCTGCTGAAGGAGGCGCTGGGCGGGCTGCTGCCGCCGTCCGTGGTCCGGCGCCGCAAACAGGGCTTCCCCTCCCCCGCCGACCCGTCGTACCGCGCGGCGCTGCGCACGCTGGCGGACGAGCAGGGCATGCCCTTCGGGCTCCCGGAGCCGCCCGCGCCGCTGCGCGACGCCCTCGGCACCGGTGAACTCATGTATCTCGCATCCGCCTCCGCCTGGCTCACCCGGACAGGGAAGTAGGACACATCACCATGGGCACCAACGAACACTGGCAGTGGCGGACCGTGGCCGACCCGGCCGCCCTGGAGGACGTACCGCCGCGCCTGGCGCCCCAAGAGGCCCAGGAGTGGTGCAACTTCACGCTGTGGCACCCGGCGGAGCTGCCCGCCGGATGCGACCGCGCCGAGGGCACCCTGCGCAAGGAGGCGCCGCCCGGACGCACCGGCCAGGACAGCGGGCGCACGCCCTGGTCCGAGGCCAACCCGGCCGCGTACCGCACCGAGATCGGCGGCGGCGGACGGCGGCTGCGGCTCAAGCAGTTCCTGTACGACTGGGCGTTCCCGGCGGCCGACCACCCCGCCCTGTGGGGCAGCGAGACGCTCCCCTTCCCGATCGGGGCGGACCGGGTGGTGTGGCTGGGCACCGACTACCTGGGGCATGCGGCGGCCTCGGCGCGGATGAGCCGGACCACCGTGGAACTGTCGGTCCTGGAGGGCGAGTTCACCGGCGAGGAGCTGGTGGCGCTCTACCGCTCGCTGCGGCCCGCCGTGCCGGGGGCGGCGGCGCGGGTGGTGGCCACCCCGTTCGCCGCGCTCAGCTACTGGGCGCGCCACCACGAGGTGGCCATGGTGTCGGTGCCGACCGGCCTGTTCGCCTTCCACCGGCGCACCCCGCCGCACGAGGGCGACTGGGTGGCGCCGGAGCGGCTCGCCGGCTTCCTGGCCGCCCAGCACCTGCCCGCCGCGCTCGGCGGTCTGCCCGCCGACAGCGCGGCCGTCTTCGCCGACGCCGCCGGTGCGCGCGAACTGGAGGTGATCTACACCTCCGGGGGCGGCGACGAGCTGCGGCTGACCCTCCAGCGGCCGGGCGGCGGCCGGATGCCGTTCCCGCCGCAGCGCGAGAAGCACCCGGGGCACGCGAAGGAGATCGGCCTCGACGGGCAGCCGGTGTACCTCGCGTACGTGGACGCCGGGGTCGGCCCGTTCGACGCGATGTGGCACGACCCGGCGGCCGGGGTCCAGGCGCGGCTGCTCAGCAGCGCCCGCACCGGCTGGGACAAGGCGTTCGCGCTGGCCCGGGTCCGCGAACTGCTGGCCGCCGCGCCGCTGAGCGGGGCGGGGTCCGTGCTGTGACCCCGGGGGCCGGCACGGAACGGGAGCTGTACGACCCGGCGACCGGCGAGGTGCACGCCCGCCTCGCCGACAGCACCGCCGAGGAGTGCGCCGCCGCGGTGGACGCCGCCGCGCGCGCCTTCGACGGCTGGCAGGACGCCGGGCCGCGCCACCGCGCCGGGTGCCTGCGCGCCCTGGCCGCGCTGGTGCGCGCGCACGGCGCCGACTTCGTCGAGCTGGAGCGGGTCGGCGCGGGCAAGCCGGTCGCGCGGATCGGCGGCGAGGTCGACTTCGCGGTACGGGCGCTGGAGTGGTTCGCCGAGCAGGCGCTGCGGCCCTGGGGCGAGGTCCACCCCTCGGGGCCGGGCACCCGCGCCTACACCGACCGGGTGGCGCTCGGGGTGTGCGCGGCGATCGTGCCGTCCAACTACCCGCTGCTGATGGCCGCCTGGAAGGTGGGCGGCGCGCTCGCGTACGGCAACACGGCCGTCGTCAAGCCCGCCCCCGAGACCCCGCTGAGCGTACGGCTGCTGGTGGAGCTGGGGCGGCGGGTGCTGCCCGAGGGGGTGCTGGGCGCGGTGTACGGGGGCGCGGCGGCGGGGCGGCTGCTGTGCGCGCTGCCCGGGGTCGCCGCCGTCTCCTTCACCGGGTCCACGGCGGCGGGCCGCGAGGTGGCCGCGCACTGCGCCCCGGGCCTCAAGCGCGTCTCGCTGGAGCTGGGCGGCAAGAACCCGCTGGTGGTCTTCCCCGACGCGGACCTGGAGGCGGCGGCGGCCTCGGCGGTGGAGGCGTTCACCGGGAACTCGGGCCAGATGTGCGTCGGCGCCTCCCGGCTGATCGTCCACGAGAGCGTGCGCGGCGACTTCGTCCGCGAGGTGGCGGCCCGCGCCTTCGCCCGCCGCGTCGGCCCGACCGCCGACCCGCGCACCGAACTGGGCCCGCTGATCAGCGCGCGGGCCGTGGAGCGGGTGGCGTCGGCGGTCGGGGAGGCGGTGGACAAGGGCGTCACCGCGCTGCTGCCGCCGGGGCGGCGGGAGGTGCGGCCGGAGCCGTCCGGGCCGCACGGCGGCGGGTTCTATGTGAGCCCGGTGGTCCTGGACGAGGTGCCGGGCGAGCTGCGGGCCTGGCGCGAGGAGCTGTTCGGGCCGGTCCTCGCGGTGCGCGGGTTCCGTACCGAGCGGGAGGCGCTGGAGCTGGCGCACGACACCGAGTACGGCCTCTCGGCGTCGGTGTGGACGGCGGACGGCGGGCGCGTGGAGCGGTTCGCGCGGCGGCTGCGGGCCGGGATGCTCTGGTTCAACACCTGGGGCGACACGGACGAGCACATCAGCGTCGGGGGGATCGGCCACAGCGGTTACGGCCGGGAGCTCGGGGTGCACGCGGCCGAGCAGTACACCCAGACCCGGGCGGTGTGGCTCGCCCACCCCGCCGCGCCCGGGGAGGGGCCGTGACCCCGCTCCTGGACTTCCGCAGCGACACCCGCACCGCCCCGGACCGGGCGATGCGGGCCGCGATGGCGGGCGCCGAGGTCGGCGACGACGCGTACGGGGACGATCCGCGCGTGCTGGAGCTGGAGGCGGCGGGGGCGCGGCTGCTGGGCAAGGAGGCGGCGCTGTTCCTGCCGAGCAGCACCATGGCCAACCTGGTCGCGGTGCTGGCCGCCGCGCCCGCCCCCGGCACCCGGCTGCTGACCGGCGCCGAGACGCATCTGGCGCGCATGGAGGGCGAGGGGGTGCGCCGCTTCGCCCGGGTGGAGCTGGTCGAGCTGGCCCAGCGCGACGACGGCGCCCCCGAACCGGCCGCGCTGGCGGGCGCGTTGCGGGCGGGCGCCGGACGGCCCGGGGTGCTCTCGCTGGAGAACACCTGCATGCTGCACCACGGCAACGCGCTCGCCCCGGCCGACCTGGCGCCGCTCGTGGAGCTCGGCCGGGCGCACGGCTGCCCCGTCCATCTGGACGGCGCCCGGCTCGCCAACGCGGCCGTGGCGCTCGGCCTGCCGGTGGCGGAGCTGGCGGCACCGGCGGACAGCGTGACGTTCTGCCTGGCCAAGGGGCTGGGCGCGCCCGTGGGGTCGCTGCTGTGCGCGGACGCGGACTTCGTGGCGCGGGCGCGGGAGCTGCGGCTCCAGCTGGGCGGCACCATGCACCAGTCGGGCGTCCTCGCGGCGGCGGCGCTCGAAGGGCTGGAGCGGCTGGACCGGCTGGCCGAGGACCACGCGGTGGCCGCGGCGCTGGCCGAGGGCCTGGCGTCGGTGCCCGGGGCGCGGGTGCCGAGGCCGCCGCGCCGCACCAACATCGTGACCGTGAAGCTGGCCGGGGTCGACGCCGGTGACCTGCACGAACGGCTGGCGGACCGGGGGGTGCTCGTCCTGCCTCTGCCGGACGGGAACGTACGGTTCGTGGTGCATCGCGAACACCGGCCGCAGGCGGTTCCGCTGGTGGTGCGCGCGCTTGCGGAAGCGGCGATCCAGTAGGACTATTCGCCCATTCAGTGATGACTCGCGGTGTTCTCCTCATATAAGTGCATATCAGCTCGTACGCGATGTGATTCTGGCGCCCGTATCTCCCCCCGGTGTGTCTGAGGAGCAGGTGTGCGGCAGCGATTCCTCCGGCTCGGCCTGTCCCTGGCCGTGGTCGTCTCGGCGGTGCTGAGCAGTGTCGGCGCCCTCGGCCCCGGCGCGAAACGGGCCGACGACGCCGATGTCGGCATCGTCAAGAAGGTCACCGGGGCGACCATGCCCCTGGAGCCCGGCGGCGTCTTCACGTACAGCCTCACGGCGTCGTGCTCCTCGCTGACCACCTCGTGCGTGAACGCGGTCATCGAGGACGTGCTGCCCGCCGAGTTCGAGATCACCTCGCTGCCCAAGACCACCGACGGGCGGGTGGTGACGTACGACGCGGGCAGCCGGAAGCTGACGATCCGCTTCACCGAGTCGCTCACCAGCCCGGCCGGGGCCGCCGGGCTGCCCGCCGGGGTGAACCGCAACGTCGTCATCGGGATGCGGGTGCCCGTCGAGACGACGCTGGCGGACGGGGCCACCGTCCCCAACTCCGCCACCATCGACGCCGACAACGCGGCCAAGGCGTCCGACAGCGCCGACGTCACCGTCCGCATCCCGCGCGAGGTGCGCCCGGCCACCACCAAGAAGTGGACGGACGGCTCGGCGGTCGCCCAGTCCGGCGAGGAGTCGCTGATCACCCTCGGGGTGCGCAACGGCTCCTCCACCTCCGCCGAGGTCACCCGGCTCGCCGTCACCGACACCACGCCCGCCGTCTTCGACGACTTCGACGTGGTCGGGATCGGGCCGGTGGAGCGGTTCCCGGCCGGGGCCGACCGGGTGCGGGTCCTGGTGTGCACCAAACCGGTCGGATCGCCGTGCGCGGACGGGGAGTTCACGGCGGGCGCCGAGGGGCCCGGACCCGGGGTGGCGCTGCCCAAGGGGGTCGATCCCGCGAAGGTGACCGGGGTGCGGTTCGAGTTCACCTCGGCCTCGGGGGCCAGGCTCCCCTACGACGCCACCGGCGGCTCGGTCGGGCTGCGCCTCAAACTGCGCGACACCGTGCGCTCCACCGGTGCGCCGCTGGCGCCGACCACCCGCGAGCGGATCGACAACTGCGCCGCCACGACCGCCCGCGACACCGTCTCGGGCGCGGTCACCGGCCCCCGGGCCTGCGCCTCCTTCGACATCCTGCCCAACATCGCGACCGTGCAGGGGACCAAGAGCTACTTCTCCGACACCGACGGGAACTACACGGCCGACGGCACCGCCGTCCTCGGCACCGATCCACCGGTCTCGATGGTGCTCGGCGCCCGCAACACCTCCTCCTTCCCCGTCGCCACGCTCACCATCACCGAGCCCTCGACGACGGCGGTCAGCGAGTTCGACAAGTTCGACGCGGCCAAGGCGCGCGTGGAGTTCCCCGCCGGGGCCACCTCCGCCACCGTCACGGTGGTCTGCCGCGACGGCTCCAAGCCGGCGCCCGTCCAGCTCACCCAGCCGCCCGCGCGGCACGACCTGCCCGCCACCGGCTGTCCGGCGGGCAGCCCGCCGCGCCAGGTGTCGGTCACCTTCCGGGGCACCGACGCCAAGGGCAGCGGCACCATCGCCACCAACGCCCAGGGCAAGCTGTCCCTGCACGGCGTCCTCAACAAGAAGGCCACCGCGCAGGACGCCGAGGACGGCGTCGACAACTGCGCGGACGTGGCCGCCACCAACCCGGTGGACGGGGCGGGCGCCGGGGCCGGGACCGCCTGCGAGGCGCTGCGCCCGCAGAACCCGCGCACCGACATCCGCGGCTCCAAGACCGTCGACCAGAGCGAACTGCCGCCGGGCACCCCGGTGACCTTCACCCTCGACGTGGCCAACGCGGGCACCACCCCGATGGTCCGGCCCGCGATCACCGACCCGGCCGACCCGACCGCCGCGAACAACCCCTTCGACACCGTCCGCCTGACCCGGCTCTCGCTGCGCTACCGCTATCCGTCGGGGCTGCCGGTGCTGCTGGAGGTCCACGACCCGGCGGCCGGGGCGTGGGTCGCGTACAAGGAGGGCGACACCGCGCTGCTCACCCGGGCCAAGGGGGTGCGCGCCCGGCTCGCCGAGGGCAGTCTGCCGCCGCAGAACGGGCGGATCATCGTCGACGTCGAGGTGGTGCGGCGCGACGGCGTCGCGGACGGCGTCTCCTTCCACAACTGCGCGCAGATCACCTCCGACGGAAAGCCCGTCGGCGGCGGCTACTGCACCGCCGAGGAGAACGTCACCAGGCCCGCGAGCGCGGCCGGTTCGGTGCAGAAGACCATCGCGCCCTCCACCGTCTCGCGCAGCCTGCCCGGGGTGCCGCGCCAGGAGCCGGACGTGCGCGTCCGCGCCGAGAACACCGGCAACGTCAACCTCAGACAGCTGGTCGTCACCGACGTCGACCCGGACTTCTACGACGCCGTCGACTTCGTGCGGCTGACCGGGGTCACCTTCCCGCCGGGCGCCGACCGGGTACGGGTCGACGCCTGCACCACCGGCTGCGCCGCCACCCCGCCGGTCTTCGTCCAGGGCGAGGCCACCGGCTCCACCACGCCCGGCCTGCCCGCCGGGGTGAACGCCGCCGACGTGCGCGGACTGCGCTGGACCTTCACCAGCTCCTCCGGCGGCCACGCGCTGACCCCGGGCCCGGCCCGGCAGCCCGGCGCCTGCCCGGTGACCGTCTGCTTCAAGGTCGCGGCCCGCCAGTTCCTGCGCTCGGCCCCGGCCACCGAGATCCCCGAGGAGCTGAGCGACACCGCGGGCGCGGCCGGCGAGTCGCCGCTCCAGCAGCCGGGCCGGCTCTTCGACTTCGGGGAGAGCGAGGCCACCCTCCACGTCCGCCAGGGCAGCGCCCAGCTGGACGTCTCCAAGACCCCGGACTCGCGCATCGGCCCCGGCGAGACCGCCCCGTTCACCCTGACCGTGCGCAACACCGGCACCGGCCCGGTCCCCGGCCTGGTCGTCGCCGACCCGGTCCCGGAGCTGCTGCGCTTCGACGAGGCGTACGCCGGTGACCGCGGCCTGCCGTTCAAGGTCACCGCCACCGTCCCGGCGGGCACGCCGCAGCCGCCCGACCCGGTGTACGAGCCGACGCGCGCCCCCGACGGGCGGGTGACCGCGCTGCGCTGGCGCTGGCCGTCCTGGACGATGCTGCCCGGCGCCGAAATCAAGATCACGTTCCAGGTGAAGCCGGCCCCCGGCGTCCCCGGCGACTCGGTCGCGCAGAACGAGTTCGGCGCGGGCTCCGAGACCCGCCAGGACCTGACGTGCCTGCTCAACTCGGCCCGCGACGGGCAGGTGGTGGACGGCGAGGCGTACGGCAAGGGCCGCTACTGCACCTCGCGCGCCGAGATCACCACGCTCGCGGGCACCGCCTTCGAGGCCACCAAGTGGGTCGCGGGCAACGCCGACCTGGCCTTCTACAACACGGTGAGCCGCGGCTACGTGCCGCTGGACTCGCCCGGCTGCCCGGTCCTCAAGCAGGACGGCCGCACCTACACCCAGTTCCCCTGCACCGCGCTGGTCCAGCCCGGTGAGCACTTCGACTACCTGATCCGGGCGGTGAACTCGGGCACCGACCCGACCACCGAGATCCGGCTGCTCGACGTCTTCCCGTACCAGGGGGACACCGGAGTCCTGCTCGGCAACCAGCAGCGCGGCACCGAGTGGAACCCGCGCCCCCACCTCGCCGGACCGCCCACCCTGGTCGGCACCGGCACCCTCACCACCCGGTACGCCACCGCCGCCAACCCCTGCTCCGACCTGATCGCCACCCCGCGACGGGACTGCGCGCACGCCGAGTGGGGCGCGGCGTTCACGGCGGAGGCGTCCGGCGCGGAGCTGCGGATCGGCTTCCCCGAGCACCTGGCGCCGGGCGGCGAGGTGTTCGTCCGGCTGCCGATGGCCGCACCGGTCGACCTGGACCGGCCCGGCGACCCGGCGATCGCCTGGAACTCCTTCGCGCACTCCGAGACCGTGCTGCGCGGCGGCCGGCCCGAGGTGCTGCCGACCACCGAGCCGCCCAAGGTCGGGGTGGGGATGCGGTTCGGCAACCTGCGCGTCGACAAGGTCGCCGAGAACCCGCCGGACGGAGTGACGCTCGGCCCGTACACCCTCGCCTACCGCTGCGCGGTGACGCCGACGGGCGGGCGGCCGGTGACCGTGCGCGAAGGCACCTTCGAGGTCACCCTCTACACGCCGATGGCCCTGATCGGGGTCCCGGCCGGGGCGCGCTGCAAGGTGTGGGAGACCGACTCGGCGGGCGCGCACAGCTCCAGCCTGGGCGAGGCCAACGCCTCCGAGGTCACCATCACCCCGGCCACCCCCGACGAGGAGGGCCAGCACGTCACCATCACCAACACGTACACCAACGCCTCGCTGAAGGTCCGCAAGGCGGTCACCGGGCCCGCGGCGGCCGAGGTCGGCAAGGGGCCGTTCACGGTCCGGGTCGACTGCTCCTTCAACGGGAACCGGCTGACCGGCTTCCCCAAGGACCTCGTCTTCGCGGGCGGCGGCGAGCAGTCCGTGACCGATCTGCCGGGCGGCGCCCGCTGCACGGCCACCGAGCCGGGCACCGGCGGCGCCACCTCGGTCGCCGTCGCCGCGACCGGGTCCAGCGACAAGGCGGTCGCGGTCATCGGGTCGGTGCCGGACGAGACGGCCGGGCTGACCGTCACCAACCGGTTCGCCACCGGGTCGCTGAAGATCGTCAAGAAGATCCAGGGCAGCGGCGCCGCGTTCGCCGACCGCACCTTCCGCTTCCGGGTGGCCTGCGCCTTCAACGGCCGCAAGGACGCGGTGATCCGTACGGCCACGGCCAAGGCGCCCCGGCTCACCGCCGTCCTCGACGACCTGCCGGTGGGCGCGGAGTGCACGGTGACCGAGGCCGACCCGGCGGGCGCGGACGCGACCCCGCCGCCGGTGGGCCCGGTGACCATCGCCGAGGGCGCCCCGGCCACGGTGGCCGTCGACGTCACCAACACCTTCTCCACCGGGCGCCTCACCCTGGTCAAGCAGGTGTCCGGGGCGCCCGACGACGCCCCGTACGCCAAGGAGTTCGTCTTCCGGGTCACCTGTGTCCGCGAGGGCGAGAGCCCGGACGGGGACCCGCTGGTGGCCTTCGTCATCCGCAAGCGGTACACGCTCGCGGCGGGCCAGTCGCTCGACATCGACACCCCGCTGCCCGTCGGCGCCCGCTGCTGGGCCGAGGAGATGGCCGACGGCGGCGCCACCGCCACGGCCGTGGACCACGGCAGCCACGCGACGGCCGCGGTCGTCACCAAGGACCGGCCGCATGTGACGATCACCGCCCGGAACACCTATGACACCGGCACCCTGAAGCTGGTCAAGAAGGTCACCGGCACGGCCGCCGCGTTCGGCGCGGACCGCACCTACGCGCTGCTGCTGACCTGCACGGTCGAGACCGCCAAGGGGCAGCCGCTGACCGTGGTGGACCGCCGCCGGTACGAGATCACCGGCTCCGGCGAGCGGACCGTCGACGACCTCGGCTTCCCGCTGCCCAAGGGCGCCAGGTGCTGGGCCGAGGAGGCCGTCGACGGCGGCGCCACCTCCGCCTCGGTCGACCACGACGGGCCCGGCCGGGCGGTGGTGATCGGCGGCGGCGAGGACGACGACGTCACCATCACGGCCACCAACGTCTTCGACGCGGCCGAACTGACCGTGGCCAAGCGGGTGGTGGGCACGGCGGGTGCCGGGAAGGGCCCGTTCACCTTCACCGTGGCCTGCGCGACGCGCTCCGCCGACGGCACCTCCTCGCCGCTCGAACTCCCCGAGGAGGACCGGAAGTTCACCCTGGACGCGGGCGGCAGCCGGAAGATCGCGGTGCTGAAGGGCGCGGTC includes:
- a CDS encoding MBL fold metallo-hydrolase, which gives rise to MRLTSLGHAAVLVETGGRRILFDPWLTQRLDRFWEHHPALPDTLGELLDGGVDHIVLSHHHFDHHHFPSLTRLLEDGEVDFDDSPHRAAETECVFPVGDRVPPRFTASGLGHQAIGWTLRRLGFERLTPVTPGETVRLGEDVVLRTFVSDVPFPEMSVLVETAGASVLLCGDSILHESTVRHFTGPDARPPDVAFVPAHSVSPPGVLTERRPLGDHAAVRARAVANFDRYVHALGARVTVPSSFGWKVSGEGERDYGWCNRTIFPFTPWEALARLRELGREGLLWGPGQVIEVADGKVEQYNGPHAPDGYDFEAVYAEVTLDPAAEVPPFDPAHDRAGRQNRSSQRLLTEVMDLLVGSDFWYRALDSGATHTFSLHDDGGSTHSYLLEPVSGRISHLGPGPARDHLSQDNGYTEIAASTLQALLDSELLFGSSYGLWASNSGLLSAVFHHPAFYTRRVDRALSRETGGRAPV
- a CDS encoding alpha/beta hydrolase-fold protein; this translates as MSEALGTRVLVEHTSACLRDNPLGDPATRRIEVLLPPGYDEGRRYPVVHWLPGFGAYPSLTGRPLAFGEAPADRVHRAMARGTVPAALIVVPDATTAYGGSQYLDAPACGRYLGQLAEVVAEVDRRFPTLAEPRWRAVGGKSSGGYGALVAAMRTDLFGAVLAHTPDAGFEHSYLPLLPGVLDTLEAAGGVERLLAQRESGPHDTPFMVAMSLLAMGMCYADEPGTTPAEALPCDPRTGLFRPAVWERWLRHDPVRLSPAHAGRLRALRLLYLDTGRRDDYHMHWGVRALHAVWREHGIAHEYQEHGGGHHGIEHRFLTSLALLGRVWDEPERGE
- a CDS encoding asparagine synthetase B, with translation MCGIAGFISLDGPRERPWLAALGATLTGALHHRGERAAAPWVAPDATVMLACVRLAVRDRSAAGDQPMTSPDGRTTLVSNGEVYASRAPRPEPWPRRTHCDTEFALQQLAGTAEPAPVLAALDGMFALAWHDGATATTTLARDHFGIKPLVYCEVAGGVLFASEPAALLATGLIAPEVDPAEFVLRSWVRMDAADERTWLRGVRALRPAEYLVAGGGRVRTGRYWRPEPGDEPVGAEEIRAAFDRAVDLRSVADVERAAVLSGGVDSSAVFAALHARGVVPRPYVVRYEEGAGGSDSDVTHARLVAARHGVALTEVDLDRRDAVKLVPEVAGRLNRPLLHGAELAMYQLYERIAAEGQVVVYSGHGADEMWGYQDGGYFPVVAPDAPAHLHGRHYLTHRLYPDERPLWGELVTWLAGELGVDMAGVREQVWERVLDEYRALDTLDPVKRGRHHLMRRFLVYVNDMVDLTSAAYTLEDRPVFQDVTLAELAFRCPEHLKSTGEPGSHKDLLKEALGGLLPPSVVRRRKQGFPSPADPSYRAALRTLADEQGMPFGLPEPPAPLRDALGTGELMYLASASAWLTRTGK
- a CDS encoding aldehyde dehydrogenase, producing the protein MTPGAGTERELYDPATGEVHARLADSTAEECAAAVDAAARAFDGWQDAGPRHRAGCLRALAALVRAHGADFVELERVGAGKPVARIGGEVDFAVRALEWFAEQALRPWGEVHPSGPGTRAYTDRVALGVCAAIVPSNYPLLMAAWKVGGALAYGNTAVVKPAPETPLSVRLLVELGRRVLPEGVLGAVYGGAAAGRLLCALPGVAAVSFTGSTAAGREVAAHCAPGLKRVSLELGGKNPLVVFPDADLEAAAASAVEAFTGNSGQMCVGASRLIVHESVRGDFVREVAARAFARRVGPTADPRTELGPLISARAVERVASAVGEAVDKGVTALLPPGRREVRPEPSGPHGGGFYVSPVVLDEVPGELRAWREELFGPVLAVRGFRTEREALELAHDTEYGLSASVWTADGGRVERFARRLRAGMLWFNTWGDTDEHISVGGIGHSGYGRELGVHAAEQYTQTRAVWLAHPAAPGEGP